A genomic region of Armatimonadota bacterium contains the following coding sequences:
- the alr gene encoding alanine racemase, with amino-acid sequence MDTSAGLISAALVDAAVVEEATRRTWAEVDLDALAGNVAAVRAILRPGCALMAVVKADAYGHGVVPVARAALDAGASWLGVATVREGVALRRAGVTAPVLVLGAWDPAELMDAARWNLQLTIASAEGLEAVLRAAPPVGLHLKVDTGMTRLGLRPGEVVPALDRLAAAGAVVSGCYTHLATADDADPSAAVEQLRRFEAVLPEVRARFPRAVAHAANSAAALAFPHAHYDLVRIGLALYGLPPAPHLAGLALRPVLRLRSRVVRVARVSAGTSVSYGARYRARRETTIATVACGYADGYPRRAGEGGQVWMGGRRVPVAGTVCMDYLMADLGDGPAAVGEVVDLLGEQVRADEVAARAGTVAYEVLCGIGPRVPRVYLRGGRPVQVDLRDV; translated from the coding sequence ATGGACACATCCGCAGGCCTGATCTCTGCCGCGCTGGTGGACGCGGCGGTGGTGGAGGAGGCCACCCGGCGGACCTGGGCGGAGGTGGACCTGGATGCGCTGGCCGGGAACGTGGCCGCGGTGCGGGCGATCCTGCGGCCGGGGTGCGCCCTGATGGCGGTGGTCAAGGCCGACGCCTACGGCCACGGGGTCGTTCCGGTGGCGCGGGCCGCCCTGGACGCGGGGGCGTCGTGGCTGGGGGTGGCCACGGTCCGGGAGGGGGTCGCGCTGCGCCGGGCCGGCGTGACCGCGCCGGTGCTCGTCCTGGGCGCATGGGACCCGGCCGAGCTAATGGACGCCGCCCGGTGGAACCTGCAGCTGACCATCGCCTCGGCCGAGGGGCTGGAGGCGGTCCTGCGAGCCGCCCCGCCGGTGGGGTTGCACCTCAAGGTGGATACGGGGATGACGCGGCTGGGGCTGCGCCCCGGGGAGGTCGTCCCGGCGCTGGACCGCCTGGCCGCCGCCGGGGCCGTGGTCTCCGGCTGTTACACCCACCTGGCCACCGCCGACGATGCCGATCCGTCGGCGGCGGTCGAGCAACTCCGACGGTTCGAGGCGGTCCTGCCGGAGGTGCGGGCCCGGTTTCCCCGCGCGGTGGCGCACGCGGCGAACAGCGCCGCCGCCCTGGCCTTCCCCCACGCCCACTACGATCTGGTGCGGATCGGCCTCGCCCTGTACGGACTCCCGCCCGCGCCCCACCTGGCAGGGCTGGCGCTGCGCCCGGTGCTGCGGCTGCGCAGCCGCGTGGTGCGGGTGGCGCGCGTGAGCGCCGGCACGTCCGTCAGCTACGGGGCGCGGTACCGCGCCCGCCGGGAGACCACCATCGCCACCGTGGCCTGCGGATACGCCGACGGCTACCCGCGCCGGGCCGGGGAGGGCGGCCAGGTGTGGATGGGCGGCCGCCGCGTACCGGTGGCGGGGACGGTGTGCATGGACTACCTGATGGCCGACCTGGGAGACGGCCCGGCGGCGGTGGGCGAGGTGGTGGACCTGCTGGGCGAGCAGGTCCGCGCCGACGAGGTGGCGGCCCGCGCCGGCACCGTCGCGTACGAGGTCCTGTGCGGGATCGGACCCCGGGTGCCCCGGGTGTACCTGCGCGGCGGCCGGCCGGTGCAGGTGGACCTGCGGGACGTCTAG
- the pheA gene encoding prephenate dehydratase, whose translation MAVRVAFQGERGAYSEEAVGLLFGEVEVLPCPSLRDVFEAVAAGRADRGVVPVENSQAGSINETYDLLVAHSLFITAELDLRIRHCLLALPGQTVADIRRVHSHPQALAQCEAFLRAHGLEPVPASDTAGSARMVAEQRLSGVGAIAGRTAARIYSLAVLAEGIETNPANYTKFLALAPAPAPREGDSKTSIVFTTANVPGALYRALGAFATRGINLTKLESRPRRQVPWEYLFYVDFEGHRDDPAVAEALAELSRLTIFLRVLGSYPRSRTPLVSDP comes from the coding sequence GTGGCGGTGCGGGTCGCCTTCCAGGGAGAGCGGGGAGCCTACAGCGAGGAGGCGGTGGGGCTGCTGTTCGGCGAGGTGGAGGTGCTGCCCTGCCCGTCCCTGCGGGACGTCTTTGAGGCCGTCGCCGCCGGCCGCGCCGACCGGGGCGTCGTGCCGGTGGAGAACTCCCAGGCCGGATCCATCAACGAGACCTACGACCTGCTGGTGGCCCACTCCCTGTTCATCACCGCCGAGCTGGACCTGCGGATCCGCCACTGCCTGCTGGCGCTGCCCGGCCAGACGGTGGCCGACATCCGGCGGGTCCACTCCCACCCGCAGGCCTTGGCCCAGTGCGAGGCCTTCCTGCGGGCCCACGGGCTGGAGCCCGTGCCCGCCTCCGATACCGCCGGCAGCGCGCGGATGGTGGCCGAGCAGCGCCTGTCGGGCGTGGGGGCCATCGCCGGGCGGACGGCGGCCCGCATCTACTCCCTGGCGGTTCTGGCCGAGGGGATCGAGACCAACCCGGCCAACTACACCAAGTTCCTGGCTCTGGCGCCCGCGCCGGCGCCGCGGGAGGGCGACAGCAAGACGTCCATCGTCTTCACCACCGCCAACGTGCCCGGCGCCCTGTACCGGGCCCTGGGGGCGTTCGCCACCCGGGGCATCAACCTGACCAAGCTGGAGTCCCGGCCCCGGCGCCAGGTCCCCTGGGAGTACCTGTTCTACGTGGACTTCGAAGGACACCGCGACGACCCCGCGGTCGCCGAGGCGCTGGCCGAGCTGAGCCGGCTGACGATCTTCCTCCGCGTCCTGGGCAGCTACCCGCGGTCCCGCACGCCCCTGGTCTCCGATCCCTGA
- a CDS encoding carbohydrate ABC transporter permease has translation MAAGALGRALVYLPLLAAAAFYALPVYLLLITGLKSYAEAGLDRMWHLPSTVSLDSFRQAYRQLQPHVLNSVALTVPASVISSFVGSLNGFVLAKGRLRGSDLIFPLLLFGMFIPYQSILIPLVRTLQRVNALAEAVGVPPGLSGLVPGYGSIAGLAFVHIVYGIPITTLIFRNYYATIPDELVDAARVDGAGLLGIYGRVLLPLSLPAFAVVLIWQFTSIWNEFLFAVVLTQKPAVRPVTVALYNLAGSYIVEWNVQMAGALLAALPTLLVYILLGRYFLRGLLAGALRG, from the coding sequence ATGGCGGCCGGGGCCCTGGGCCGCGCGCTGGTGTACCTGCCCCTGCTGGCGGCGGCGGCGTTCTACGCCCTGCCGGTCTACCTGCTGCTGATCACGGGCCTGAAGTCCTACGCCGAGGCGGGGCTGGACCGCATGTGGCACCTGCCGTCCACCGTCAGCCTGGACAGCTTCCGGCAGGCCTACCGGCAGCTCCAGCCCCACGTGCTGAACAGCGTGGCGCTGACCGTGCCGGCGTCGGTGATCTCCTCCTTCGTGGGATCCCTCAACGGCTTCGTGCTGGCCAAGGGCCGCCTGCGGGGATCGGACCTGATCTTCCCCCTGCTGCTGTTCGGGATGTTCATCCCCTACCAGAGCATCCTCATTCCCCTCGTGCGGACCCTGCAGCGGGTCAACGCGCTGGCGGAGGCTGTGGGCGTCCCCCCGGGCCTGAGCGGGCTGGTGCCGGGGTATGGGTCTATCGCAGGGCTGGCGTTCGTGCACATCGTCTACGGCATTCCCATCACGACCTTGATCTTTCGGAACTACTACGCCACAATTCCCGACGAGCTGGTGGATGCCGCCCGGGTGGACGGCGCCGGCCTGCTGGGCATCTACGGCCGGGTGCTGCTGCCGCTGTCCCTGCCCGCGTTCGCGGTGGTCCTGATCTGGCAGTTCACCTCCATCTGGAACGAGTTTCTGTTCGCCGTGGTCCTGACCCAGAAGCCGGCCGTGCGGCCGGTGACGGTGGCCCTGTACAATCTGGCGGGCAGCTACATCGTGGAGTGGAACGTGCAGATGGCGGGAGCGCTGCTGGCCGCGCTGCCGACGCTGCTGGTCTACATCCTGCTGGGCCGTTACTTCCTCCGCGGGCTGCTGGCGGGAGCCCTGCGGGGATAG